A stretch of the Dasania marina DSM 21967 genome encodes the following:
- a CDS encoding YceI family protein has product MMLNRLFRKSCLGLVLCCLMAVPAWAEPEQYAIDIKGQHAFVQFKIKHLGYSWLLGNFNKFDGEFNYDARQIENSSVKVVIDTTSLDSNHAERDKHLKGSDFLAVNKFPKATFTSSKVVATGKDAFDIHGELELHGVKKVIVINAKTLGQGPDPWMGYRAGFEGVTTLRLADFNMTHDLGPASTHVELQLYIEGVRKPKEQAGGSEFFE; this is encoded by the coding sequence ATGATGTTGAATCGACTATTTAGAAAATCGTGTTTGGGTTTAGTTTTATGCTGTTTAATGGCGGTGCCGGCTTGGGCAGAGCCAGAACAATACGCTATCGATATCAAGGGCCAACACGCATTTGTGCAATTTAAAATAAAACACCTAGGTTATAGTTGGCTGCTAGGTAACTTTAACAAGTTTGATGGTGAATTTAACTACGATGCTAGGCAAATAGAAAATTCTAGTGTCAAGGTAGTTATTGATACGACTAGTTTAGATAGCAATCACGCCGAGCGCGATAAGCACTTAAAAGGCAGTGATTTTTTGGCAGTTAATAAATTCCCAAAGGCCACCTTTACTAGCAGCAAGGTAGTCGCCACCGGTAAAGATGCCTTTGATATACACGGTGAACTAGAGTTGCACGGTGTTAAAAAAGTCATAGTGATAAACGCTAAAACCCTAGGCCAGGGCCCCGACCCTTGGATGGGTTATCGTGCAGGTTTTGAAGGTGTTACTACACTAAGGTTAGCTGATTTTAATATGACCCACGACCTAGGCCCTGCCTCTACTCATGTAGAATTACAGCTTTATATAGAAGGTGTGCGTAAGCCTAAGGAACAGGCTGGCGGTAGTGAGTTCTTTGAATAA
- a CDS encoding peroxiredoxin, translating into MTIQTGEQIPAIDFKVMSSEGPETFNLSQRCQGKKVVLFAVPGAFTPGCSKTHLPGFVSLAGNIKAKGVDEIICTSVNDAFVMGAWGEAQGAKAITMAADGNGELAKALGLTLNARAHGMGERSQRYAMIIDNGTVGYIGVDEKGIDASSAETVLAQL; encoded by the coding sequence ATGACTATACAAACTGGTGAGCAAATACCCGCCATCGATTTTAAAGTAATGAGCAGCGAAGGCCCTGAAACATTTAATTTATCACAGCGTTGCCAAGGTAAAAAAGTAGTGCTGTTTGCTGTACCCGGCGCCTTTACCCCCGGCTGCTCTAAAACGCATCTGCCTGGCTTTGTGAGTTTGGCGGGTAACATCAAGGCCAAAGGTGTAGACGAGATTATTTGCACGTCAGTTAATGATGCCTTTGTTATGGGCGCTTGGGGTGAAGCACAAGGGGCTAAGGCGATTACTATGGCCGCCGATGGCAATGGCGAATTGGCCAAAGCCTTAGGCCTAACCCTAAATGCCCGCGCTCATGGCATGGGTGAGCGCAGTCAACGCTATGCCATGATTATTGATAACGGCACGGTGGGCTATATAGGCGTGGATGAAAAAGGTATCGATGCCAGCTCGGCAGAAACGGTATTAGCACAGTTATAA
- a CDS encoding PLP-dependent aminotransferase family protein, which yields MTTSNAIIYLDPDSELNLQSQIRQKLVEAISMGTFPIDRRLPSSRKLAEQLGVARNTVVLVYQQLIDEEYLVSRERSGIYVNGKVLQGRVGFEGRARKTINISAEWQQRLKTSVSSAPGFSCPPNWQQYPYPFIDGQFDTSLYPIKEWREASRLALGVREIYEWAGESGDADDPMLIEQIRTKILPRRGIQAGPDEILITVGTQQALYLAAQLLVDSSSTVAIEEPGYPDMRQLLTQRGASLVHQPVDTDGMLVDQRLDACQLIYVTPSHQTPTAVTMSMQRRTQLLQKARSLDQLIIEDDYEFESNYLGNPHPALRGIDKDNRVVYASCLSKVLAPGVRLGFMVAAPELIAEARKLRRLMVLHPPLNNQRTVAYFLSLGYYDTFLMHLYAIFQKRWMALRYAVNYYLLHDLTITPSQGGTSFWMTLPSDLTVQYLVQEAAKRGILIEPMDHYYATEDVPENSFRMGVTSIPHDKIRDGVVKLRELIHELRANTIETFTTAKGTQYVGEELRKRVSDTTMRCLIAYGDPCTIELHADGSMTGRAGYANEDCDTGRWWVEGDYWYRQWQRWAWAEIGVYHVKLERNHIKLFDEQGYLIENALLKKSKTSKK from the coding sequence ATGACTACTAGCAATGCCATAATTTATTTAGACCCGGACAGCGAGCTTAATTTACAAAGCCAAATTCGACAAAAATTAGTCGAGGCTATTTCTATGGGCACCTTCCCCATAGACCGGCGTTTGCCTTCGTCGCGTAAACTGGCGGAGCAATTAGGCGTGGCACGCAATACCGTGGTATTGGTCTATCAGCAATTAATTGATGAAGAATATCTGGTCAGCCGTGAGCGCAGCGGTATTTATGTTAATGGCAAAGTCTTGCAGGGCCGAGTGGGTTTTGAAGGCCGCGCCCGCAAAACCATCAATATTAGCGCTGAATGGCAGCAGCGTTTAAAAACCAGTGTCAGTTCAGCGCCTGGCTTTTCTTGCCCGCCCAACTGGCAACAATATCCCTATCCTTTTATTGACGGTCAGTTTGATACCTCTTTATACCCGATTAAAGAATGGCGCGAGGCTTCGCGTTTGGCTTTAGGGGTGCGTGAAATTTATGAGTGGGCCGGTGAAAGCGGCGATGCTGACGACCCCATGTTGATAGAGCAAATCCGCACCAAAATATTGCCGCGCCGTGGCATACAGGCCGGCCCCGATGAAATATTAATTACCGTAGGCACGCAGCAGGCACTGTACTTGGCGGCCCAGCTGTTAGTCGACAGCAGCAGCACGGTGGCGATAGAGGAGCCGGGTTACCCCGATATGCGGCAATTGCTAACCCAGCGCGGTGCCAGCTTAGTGCATCAGCCGGTAGATACCGATGGCATGTTGGTTGATCAGCGCTTGGATGCTTGCCAATTAATCTATGTAACGCCCAGTCATCAAACCCCTACCGCCGTAACCATGTCTATGCAGCGCCGCACCCAGCTATTACAAAAAGCGCGCAGCCTAGACCAACTCATTATTGAAGATGATTATGAGTTTGAAAGTAATTACCTAGGTAATCCTCACCCAGCTCTGCGGGGCATAGATAAAGATAATCGTGTGGTCTATGCCTCCTGCTTATCAAAAGTGTTAGCGCCAGGAGTACGTCTAGGTTTTATGGTGGCGGCACCAGAACTAATCGCTGAGGCGCGTAAATTACGCCGCTTAATGGTATTACATCCGCCCTTGAACAATCAGCGCACCGTGGCGTATTTTTTATCACTGGGTTACTACGATACTTTTTTAATGCATCTGTATGCGATTTTTCAAAAACGCTGGATGGCCTTGCGTTATGCGGTTAATTATTACCTATTACACGATCTCACTATTACCCCTTCGCAGGGTGGCACCTCTTTTTGGATGACCTTACCCAGCGATTTAACCGTGCAGTACTTAGTGCAAGAGGCAGCCAAGCGCGGCATATTAATAGAGCCTATGGATCACTACTATGCCACCGAGGATGTGCCCGAAAACAGCTTTCGCATGGGGGTGACCAGTATCCCCCACGATAAAATTCGCGACGGTGTGGTGAAGTTGCGTGAATTAATTCATGAGTTGCGCGCCAACACCATAGAAACCTTTACCACCGCCAAGGGTACGCAATATGTGGGTGAAGAATTACGCAAGCGGGTATCGGATACCACTATGCGCTGCCTAATTGCCTACGGTGACCCCTGTACTATAGAGCTGCATGCCGATGGCAGCATGACCGGCCGCGCAGGCTATGCTAATGAAGATTGCGATACTGGCCGCTGGTGGGTGGAGGGCGATTATTGGTATAGGCAGTGGCAGCGCTGGGCTTGGGCCGAGATAGGGGTGTATCACGTTAAGCTAGAGCGCAATCATATAAAACTATTTGATGAGCAGGGCTACTTAATAGAAAACGCATTGCTTAAAAAAAGTAAAACCAGCAAAAAATAA
- a CDS encoding SLC13 family permease, with protein MIVIRNVLLWLGPLLALALYGVLVSLGFSGQIAITAAVAVLCVLWWIFEPIPIPVTSLLPLAVFQLTGVLDKNEVAQAYGSPLILLLLGGFMLSKAMESSGAHRRMALAMVRLCGGGSSRQLLLGFMLASALLSMWISNTATTLMLLPVAIAVLEKSEDKQLALPLMLGVAYAASIGGLGTPIGTPPNLVFMQVYEQHTGETITFSQWMGWGLPVVVLMIPLAAWWLGRSLQYKGGFHIEAVGRWTVAERRVLTIFALTALAWITRQEPFGGWSHWLNVPQADDASVALVAVVLMFMLPGGKNQQGETPRLLDWQTAASIPWGILLLFGGGICLAKAFLVSGLSGMLGEGLTGLAYWPLWLMVITISLSVTFLTECTSNTASTVLLMPVLAAAGIAAGIDIKLLMVPAAMSASCAFMLPVATAPNSIVYGSGYVTTRQMVREGVVLNVIGAGVISTVCYFLLV; from the coding sequence ATGATAGTTATACGCAACGTCTTACTTTGGCTAGGGCCTTTATTGGCTCTGGCACTTTATGGGGTTTTAGTGTCGCTGGGTTTTAGTGGCCAAATTGCCATTACCGCGGCTGTGGCGGTGCTCTGTGTGCTGTGGTGGATCTTTGAGCCTATACCCATACCGGTCACCTCTTTATTGCCCTTAGCTGTTTTTCAGTTAACGGGAGTGCTGGATAAAAACGAGGTGGCACAAGCCTATGGTAGCCCGCTAATACTGTTGTTATTGGGGGGATTTATGTTGTCCAAGGCCATGGAGAGTAGCGGAGCCCACCGGCGCATGGCGTTAGCGATGGTTAGGCTGTGTGGCGGAGGTTCCAGCCGCCAGTTGTTACTGGGCTTTATGCTGGCCTCGGCGCTACTGAGTATGTGGATATCCAATACCGCCACGACCTTGATGCTACTACCTGTGGCGATAGCAGTATTAGAAAAGTCAGAAGATAAACAGCTGGCGCTACCCTTGATGTTGGGTGTGGCCTACGCAGCTAGCATAGGGGGCTTAGGCACGCCTATAGGTACCCCGCCCAATCTAGTTTTTATGCAGGTGTATGAACAACACACCGGCGAGACAATTACCTTTAGCCAGTGGATGGGTTGGGGCCTGCCTGTAGTGGTGCTAATGATCCCGCTGGCGGCCTGGTGGTTGGGGCGCTCGCTGCAATATAAGGGTGGCTTTCATATAGAGGCGGTAGGCCGGTGGACGGTAGCGGAGCGGCGGGTGTTGACCATTTTTGCCTTAACCGCACTGGCCTGGATTACTAGGCAGGAGCCTTTTGGCGGCTGGAGCCACTGGCTAAATGTACCGCAGGCCGATGATGCTTCAGTGGCTTTAGTCGCGGTGGTGTTGATGTTTATGTTGCCCGGCGGCAAAAACCAGCAGGGCGAAACACCGCGGTTATTGGATTGGCAAACAGCTGCTAGCATTCCCTGGGGTATATTGCTGTTATTTGGTGGTGGTATTTGTTTAGCCAAGGCGTTTTTAGTGTCGGGCTTAAGCGGTATGTTGGGTGAGGGGTTAACGGGCTTGGCTTACTGGCCGCTGTGGTTAATGGTGATAACGATTAGTTTAAGTGTGACCTTTTTAACCGAGTGCACCAGTAATACGGCCAGCACTGTCTTACTCATGCCAGTGTTGGCCGCGGCGGGTATTGCGGCCGGTATTGATATTAAGTTGTTGATGGTGCCTGCGGCGATGAGCGCCAGCTGTGCCTTTATGCTGCCCGTAGCCACCGCGCCCAACAGTATTGTATATGGCAGTGGCTATGTCACTACCCGGCAAATGGTACGCGAAGGGGTGGTGTTAAATGTTATTGGGGCGGGGGTTATAAGCACGGTTTGTTATTTCTTGTTAGTCTAA
- a CDS encoding Yip1 family protein, which translates to MILQHALGLMTHPDKEWQSIEKEHATPTAVIMAYTCILAAIAPLCAYYATTQIGWRVGDGDIIKLTSESALSLCLLTYAAMLVGVFALGWMIDWMAGTYGGKHENNAASGIALAAYSSTPIFLAGFALLYPVPWFNLLVFVAAALYSCFLMLDGIPIVMRIDKDRAVFFGGAILAVALVLLVSTRVGSVLIWSVGFAPEFVGG; encoded by the coding sequence ATGATATTGCAGCACGCCCTAGGGCTAATGACACACCCCGACAAAGAGTGGCAAAGTATAGAGAAAGAACACGCTACCCCTACCGCCGTTATTATGGCTTACACCTGCATCCTGGCGGCCATTGCGCCCTTATGCGCCTATTACGCCACCACCCAAATAGGCTGGCGCGTGGGTGACGGCGATATCATTAAGCTTACGTCGGAAAGTGCTTTATCGCTGTGTTTGCTAACCTATGCTGCCATGCTGGTAGGCGTGTTTGCCTTGGGCTGGATGATCGACTGGATGGCGGGAACCTACGGTGGTAAACATGAAAACAACGCCGCTTCTGGCATCGCTTTAGCCGCTTATTCCTCTACGCCTATTTTTTTAGCCGGGTTTGCACTGCTATACCCTGTACCTTGGTTTAACTTGCTGGTGTTTGTAGCCGCCGCGCTCTACTCCTGCTTTTTAATGTTAGATGGCATACCTATCGTCATGCGTATAGACAAAGACAGAGCGGTGTTTTTTGGTGGTGCTATTTTAGCCGTAGCACTGGTATTACTGGTCAGCACCCGTGTCGGCAGTGTGTTAATTTGGAGCGTGGGCTTTGCGCCGGAATTTGTTGGTGGTTAA
- a CDS encoding EAL domain-containing response regulator: protein MPPLKVLIAEDDLLSQRMLVDMIKDAGITDVHTANSGAQVLSKIDSQLKPDILLCDLLMPGVDGIDLLRLLGERNFKGEIIIISGCDRRIINAACNVALHYQLRLAGSIEKPVDVNKLMRMLRYWGEMKRGAPVVDERLTFSRDEIKTAISSGHILPYFQAQVDINTAAINGVECLARWQHPARGLMLPGDFLLQLTEFNLLDAFNEAMFTLALAEFKSLHQQYHIPYMAFNVAPESLHRGAVVAKYKQWVVNAGLDPANIVIEVLESDYEGRQELPVVALNHFRLKGFGLAVDDFGTGYSSLERVSKIPVSCIKIDKRFVVEAYDDEVARSIIRNTVHLAKELHITTIAEGVESQAEWALMRELGCDAIQGFVIARPKVARQFKLWLNSMPSAMTCVGGLAS, encoded by the coding sequence ATGCCACCGTTAAAAGTGTTAATTGCCGAGGACGATCTTTTATCGCAGCGCATGCTGGTTGATATGATAAAAGATGCCGGCATTACCGACGTGCACACCGCCAATTCAGGCGCCCAGGTTTTATCCAAAATTGATAGCCAACTTAAGCCCGATATATTGCTGTGTGATTTGCTGATGCCGGGGGTGGACGGTATTGATTTGTTGCGGCTGTTAGGTGAACGTAATTTTAAAGGCGAGATTATTATTATCAGTGGCTGCGATAGGCGCATTATTAATGCGGCGTGCAATGTGGCACTGCATTATCAGCTGCGTTTAGCGGGCAGTATAGAAAAGCCCGTAGATGTTAATAAACTCATGCGCATGCTGCGCTACTGGGGGGAGATGAAACGAGGCGCGCCTGTGGTTGATGAGAGGTTGACGTTTTCCCGCGATGAAATTAAAACAGCAATTAGCAGTGGCCATATACTGCCGTATTTTCAAGCGCAAGTTGATATTAATACGGCAGCCATCAACGGGGTAGAATGTTTAGCGCGCTGGCAGCACCCAGCTAGAGGCTTAATGCTGCCGGGTGATTTTTTACTGCAGCTAACAGAATTTAATTTATTAGATGCGTTTAACGAGGCTATGTTTACGCTGGCATTAGCTGAATTTAAGAGTCTGCATCAACAGTACCATATCCCTTATATGGCTTTTAATGTGGCGCCTGAGAGCTTGCACCGTGGTGCAGTGGTCGCTAAATATAAACAATGGGTCGTTAATGCGGGCTTAGATCCGGCCAATATTGTGATTGAAGTATTAGAGAGCGACTACGAAGGTCGACAAGAGTTACCTGTTGTTGCCTTAAATCACTTTCGGCTGAAAGGTTTTGGTTTGGCGGTAGATGATTTTGGTACTGGTTATTCTAGCCTAGAGAGGGTGTCTAAAATTCCGGTTAGCTGTATAAAAATTGATAAACGGTTTGTTGTTGAAGCCTATGATGATGAAGTAGCGCGTTCCATTATTCGCAATACCGTACACTTGGCCAAGGAGTTACATATTACCACCATTGCCGAAGGGGTAGAGAGCCAAGCCGAGTGGGCCTTAATGCGCGAGCTGGGCTGTGATGCTATACAGGGTTTTGTGATTGCTAGGCCTAAAGTGGCTAGGCAATTTAAGCTGTGGTTAAACAGTATGCCCAGCGCTATGACCTGTGTGGGTGGCTTGGCTAGTTAA
- a CDS encoding enoyl-CoA hydratase — MADTIIAELNNSVLQLSINRPERKNAFTQAMYASLAEHLQQAAHNDAVRVVLLTGSAGLFTSGNDLEDFKKAPADLTATNNPTVAFMMALAHCPKPVVAAVEGVAVGIGTTLLLHCDLVYAHPETRFCMPFVNLGLSPEYGSSLLLPRLAGNVKAAELLMLGEMFSAADAKEAMLINAVVDTPLAVAKAQCVKLSQKPPAALRHSKALLKAALQPALDKVIAEELLVFSKGLQGEEFKEAVNAFFEKRPADFSRFN, encoded by the coding sequence ATGGCCGATACCATTATCGCTGAGCTTAACAACTCAGTATTACAACTCTCTATCAATCGCCCCGAACGCAAAAACGCCTTTACTCAGGCCATGTATGCCAGCCTAGCCGAGCATTTGCAGCAGGCGGCCCATAACGATGCGGTGCGGGTAGTGCTGTTGACCGGTAGTGCCGGCCTGTTTACTAGCGGTAATGACCTAGAAGATTTTAAAAAAGCCCCCGCCGATCTCACCGCCACTAATAACCCCACGGTCGCTTTTATGATGGCCTTGGCGCACTGCCCCAAGCCGGTAGTCGCTGCTGTTGAAGGTGTCGCCGTGGGTATAGGCACCACCTTATTACTGCACTGCGATTTAGTGTATGCCCACCCCGAAACGCGTTTTTGTATGCCCTTTGTCAATCTGGGGCTAAGTCCCGAGTACGGCTCGTCCTTATTGTTACCGCGTTTAGCGGGCAATGTTAAAGCCGCCGAGCTATTAATGCTGGGGGAAATGTTTAGCGCCGCAGATGCCAAAGAGGCGATGCTGATTAATGCGGTAGTGGATACGCCTTTAGCTGTTGCTAAGGCCCAGTGCGTCAAGCTCAGCCAAAAACCGCCAGCGGCCTTACGCCACAGCAAGGCCTTATTAAAAGCTGCTTTACAGCCCGCCTTAGATAAAGTGATAGCCGAGGAGTTACTGGTGTTTAGCAAGGGCTTACAGGGTGAAGAGTTTAAAGAGGCCGTAAACGCGTTTTTTGAAAAACGGCCGGCGGATTTTTCTCGCTTTAACTAA
- the hemH gene encoding ferrochelatase: MSNKEISDKAVLLANLGSPEAPETGAVRRYLNQFLMDPYVIQLPWPLRRLIVSLFVLPRRPAQSAHAYASVWREDGSPLVALSKQLLAALQPQVNVPVALAMRYGQPSIESELLKLAQNPKLREVLFIPLYPHYADSTVTTSVEEVKRVVLKHKLDIRIKVLEPFYQHPNYIRALVASAQPYLADKKHDHILFSYHGLPESHLKVADPTLAHCLQQDNCCERPSEAHATCYRHQVFKTTEAFVQLAGLQEGEYSQAFQSRLGRNKWLEPSTENSLRELAGKGVKNLLVICPAFVTDCLETLEEIEMQGQQLFKEAGGESLTLIPCLNSHPEWVKLLVSWSNDFTNILAAKNL; the protein is encoded by the coding sequence GTGAGTAATAAAGAGATCAGTGATAAAGCGGTGCTACTCGCCAACCTAGGCTCACCTGAAGCACCAGAAACAGGCGCTGTTAGACGCTATCTCAATCAGTTTTTAATGGATCCCTATGTGATTCAGCTGCCGTGGCCGTTGCGTCGCTTAATTGTTAGCCTGTTTGTGTTGCCGCGCAGGCCGGCGCAATCCGCCCATGCCTATGCCAGTGTTTGGCGCGAAGATGGCTCGCCGCTAGTGGCCTTATCCAAACAGCTATTGGCCGCGCTGCAGCCCCAGGTAAACGTGCCGGTGGCGCTGGCTATGCGCTACGGCCAGCCCAGCATAGAAAGCGAATTGCTAAAACTGGCGCAAAACCCTAAGTTACGAGAAGTGTTATTTATCCCCCTATACCCGCACTATGCCGATAGCACGGTGACTACCTCGGTGGAGGAGGTGAAGCGGGTGGTGCTGAAGCATAAGCTCGATATACGCATTAAAGTGCTGGAGCCTTTTTACCAGCACCCTAATTATATTCGGGCCTTAGTCGCCTCGGCTCAGCCGTATTTGGCGGATAAAAAACACGATCATATTTTGTTCAGTTATCACGGCCTGCCCGAATCACATCTAAAAGTCGCCGATCCGACCCTAGCGCATTGCCTACAGCAAGATAATTGCTGTGAACGCCCCTCAGAGGCCCATGCTACTTGCTATAGGCATCAGGTATTTAAAACGACGGAAGCTTTTGTGCAGCTGGCGGGTTTGCAAGAGGGTGAGTATAGCCAGGCTTTTCAGTCGCGCTTAGGGCGCAATAAATGGCTGGAACCCAGCACCGAAAACAGCCTGCGTGAGCTGGCGGGCAAGGGGGTAAAAAACCTGTTAGTGATATGCCCAGCTTTTGTGACTGATTGCCTAGAAACACTGGAAGAGATAGAAATGCAGGGCCAGCAACTATTTAAAGAGGCAGGGGGCGAGTCGCTCACCCTTATCCCCTGTTTAAATAGCCACCCAGAATGGGTCAAGCTGCTAGTGTCATGGAGCAATGATTTCACTAATATTTTAGCCGCTAAAAATTTATAA
- a CDS encoding class I SAM-dependent methyltransferase gives MPCTLCGQADNPEYHRDKRRVYQRCTRCHLVYVPPHYWLSAEQEKAEYDLHQNHTDDEGYRHFLSRVTAPLQQRITANAQGLDFGCGPGPALAQMMAEAGWPMAVYDVFYFPKVDVLQRRYDFISATEVLEHLHSPATVLPQLWALLNARGCLAVMTKLVKDQAAFARWHYKNDPSHICFFSQETFHYLAGLWRAELEFIGNDVTFLTKGGGHESR, from the coding sequence TTGCCCTGTACCTTATGTGGCCAGGCCGATAACCCCGAATATCACCGCGATAAGCGCAGAGTTTATCAGCGCTGTACACGCTGTCACTTGGTTTACGTGCCGCCGCACTATTGGTTAAGTGCCGAGCAAGAAAAAGCAGAATACGACTTGCACCAAAATCATACAGATGACGAAGGCTATCGCCATTTTTTATCGCGGGTAACCGCGCCTTTACAGCAGCGCATAACCGCTAATGCGCAGGGTTTGGATTTTGGCTGCGGCCCCGGCCCGGCGTTGGCGCAGATGATGGCCGAGGCGGGCTGGCCTATGGCTGTGTACGATGTTTTTTATTTCCCCAAGGTAGACGTGTTACAGCGGCGCTATGATTTTATTAGCGCCACTGAAGTACTGGAACACCTGCATAGCCCCGCAACGGTATTGCCACAGTTATGGGCTTTGCTCAATGCGCGGGGCTGTTTGGCGGTGATGACCAAACTGGTAAAAGATCAGGCAGCTTTTGCCCGTTGGCATTATAAAAATGATCCTAGCCATATTTGTTTTTTCTCGCAGGAAACCTTCCACTATTTGGCGGGTCTATGGCGGGCAGAGCTGGAGTTTATAGGTAATGATGTGACGTTTTTAACAAAGGGAGGTGGTCATGAGAGCCGCTAA
- a CDS encoding cytochrome b, which produces MRAANSSAAYGWVAVLLHWLLALWLLGLFALGWWMVDLDYYSPWYQRAPWWHKGLGVLAAMLMLARYGWRLFNPLPAAEPGMSRWEIRLALWGQRLFYLMVLLIAVSGYFIVTARGESLPVLGWFSLPASLTIAQQEDIAGWVHKYLAWGFMLMVLLHSVAALRHHFALGDKTLLKILGRE; this is translated from the coding sequence ATGAGAGCCGCTAATAGTAGCGCGGCCTATGGCTGGGTGGCGGTGTTGTTACATTGGTTATTAGCTTTGTGGTTACTAGGCTTATTTGCGCTGGGCTGGTGGATGGTGGATTTAGACTACTACAGCCCTTGGTATCAGCGTGCGCCGTGGTGGCATAAAGGCCTAGGGGTGTTGGCAGCCATGCTGATGCTTGCACGCTATGGTTGGCGTTTATTCAACCCCTTGCCAGCTGCCGAGCCGGGTATGTCGCGTTGGGAGATTCGTCTAGCGCTATGGGGTCAGCGTCTGTTTTACCTAATGGTATTGCTGATAGCCGTTAGCGGTTATTTTATTGTTACCGCCAGAGGTGAAAGTTTGCCAGTGTTAGGCTGGTTTAGCTTGCCAGCGTCTTTAACGATAGCGCAACAAGAAGATATAGCAGGCTGGGTGCATAAGTATCTGGCTTGGGGCTTTATGCTCATGGTGTTATTACACAGCGTTGCTGCGTTGAGGCACCACTTTGCATTAGGTGATAAAACTTTATTGAAAATACTAGGAAGGGAATAA